The nucleotide window CACGTAGTTGTGGCCGTGCAAATTTTGGCATTTGCCTTCGTGCCCCAGCAATCGGTGTCCGGCACAAAAGGTGAATCGTCGGCTGATGCGGATCGCCACGGGCTTGAATCAGGGGTAAGAGTGGAATCGGGAATCGTTCCAACGCGAATTGCGGAACGTGGAAAACTGTAGAAAATCATGTCACCCCGACGGCCGGTTCGTCGAGTGGGGTGGACGCCGGTCCGTACACCTTGGTCAAAGGCCTAGCAATGCTGTGGGCCGGGCGGGGGTAACGTTGGTACCATAGCCGGCGGTCAAAACCGTCCGGGATCGATAACACCGAGACGCTCACTTTGGTTGTCGCGGTGGGTGTTTGGGCATGCGTGGCCGTCTCGACGGAACATTCGATCGATGAATCCGACGTGTCGTCCGGCCCGGCGGCGTGTTTCAACCCTTTTGCGAAGCAAGACGCATGACGGACCCCAAGGATGGTCGCGACGACGAACTGGACTCCGAATTGTCGGCCTCGGCGTCGCCCGAGGCGGATGAGGAATCCGCCGATCCCGTCAACGACTTGGCTTCGCAAGACGACGCTGGCGATGCCGACGATGACCTGGAGGAAGAGTTTTCGCTAGAAGATTTGGGGGCCGCCTACGCCAAAGCGGCGGCGGCACACGACCCCGACGCCTTCGTCGATCCGGAAACGCTGGAACTCGAATCCGACGATGGCGCGATCGATGGGGATGAAGCTGAAACCAGCGAGGAAGAATCGGGGCCTGCCGATTCCGCTGGCGATTCGGATGACTTCGCAGACCCGGTCACGCCGGAATCCATCGTCGAAGCCGTCTTGTTTGTCGGGCACCCCAAGAACGAACCGGTCACGTTGGAGCGGATCGCGTCGTTGATGCGTGACTTTACCCCAGACGAAGTTCGTGAGGTGATCGACCGGTTGAACCAGTCGTACCGTGATGCGGGTCAGGCGTTGCGGGTCGTTCCCGATCAGCATGGATTCAAGCTGACGATTGCACCGGAGGTGGAAACGGTTCGCCGATCATTCCTGGGTAAAGTTCGCGAGGCGCGATTGAATCAAGCGATGATCGAGGTGTTGGCGTTGGTCGCCTATCAACCGGGAATTTCCGTCCACAAGGTCAACGACCAAAGGGGCAAAGATTCCGGCGCGCTGCTGAATCAACTGGTCCGTCGACGGTTGCTGGAATTGACACGAGCCCG belongs to Crateriforma spongiae and includes:
- a CDS encoding SMC-Scp complex subunit ScpB, whose protein sequence is MTDPKDGRDDELDSELSASASPEADEESADPVNDLASQDDAGDADDDLEEEFSLEDLGAAYAKAAAAHDPDAFVDPETLELESDDGAIDGDEAETSEEESGPADSAGDSDDFADPVTPESIVEAVLFVGHPKNEPVTLERIASLMRDFTPDEVREVIDRLNQSYRDAGQALRVVPDQHGFKLTIAPEVETVRRSFLGKVREARLNQAMIEVLALVAYQPGISVHKVNDQRGKDSGALLNQLVRRRLLELTRARDEETGKMTNFYQPTERMMVLFGLESLEDLPHVEEGFAS